The Cloeon dipterum chromosome 3, ieCloDipt1.1, whole genome shotgun sequence genome includes a region encoding these proteins:
- the LOC135941575 gene encoding uncharacterized protein LOC135941575 isoform X5 encodes MHSGQWSTGGAGRRPLDSECVGQRVCVGGEVVGILRFFGTTVFDTSGSSWCGVELETPDGLNDGCVHGVRYFLCKPYHGILAPESKVQLVAEAGGPIGSKKRLSPETKKRLSPDPRNCLSPDTKRRLSPDTKKQHEYSSSSTSSSPSGCSQEEITPPLHLMAKARHGQSSVETTSPIPCTSSSSLWKSKDTCRQNPDEATPPKVACTSMAPAHETTAISPTDSESRGSLACSSGSLMLPLNCSPPSFVPGLSKCNSYDFDDSLGILTPDQMNSDFTATCPGSDEDELEEAAKHGGILLLESPPKEFHEPVDKEQSSISAAKDHGTASAENSTSDFVSKGDESMSQSTTCPVPNPGCSFVTSISSITSLDNGYQGDGEMSRPTSVAETSSSMAAPPNPPPGQQAMDVHKIKFDTMTDSDFFSDPGATGAESDNEQEAAMTTGDRKARVIDGTLYSTSPANSVAQPPAAHLMTSSAATIEDMESSGVFSDVEQKRPEPVLPAAPCISEELPNEVEMVPDEDQIEKKDEQEKEKSEEEESQQISSEKSKAESNKVPLKKNKMPNRNVSSKVKTLINNAVPTAELIENQENRRQVKNKGLGKWDAVMNKIAKSQAEEKAKPKIKEVKSRVFANLALQPTAQIDTKTNNNNNLRGSSPFKTNGNIPSRPNSARARRENLSTSKPSKAKRSKLRGAESSTSLQAAKDDAKIGSSINSSLSDLSRASNLYKITTDQGSKNSTIGTKKSAAKVKPTSVVRNIKQTPTKPKLTPTKDQNRNVHPLGKESPTPAKKPPPVIAPPPPHLLRELEHASAGCEAMAVLVQYLVHTVGAFSVTSLRSELERLKKEWALTKADLDESKATIVRLQQSLSDEVRVHEMHLETRQAEFQERLAQIEVDNKKALDDVNAKYEQKVKEIETLRLEAAENLQQNEQDWLTERNQMVSDVRSEAEKRLQEGLEREADLKQQVDKLTAQLAESTKDSRMFLELMHKDKDTQMQASAERCLTLEKEVDSLRVVLDMRHAELQSLRKVAAEASEKSDMLMTSEIQLASLKSKVEDLQSQLHSKSTIEMSLKEENKSLAKSYYAELQNNRRLSQLQEELQWRIKQSSEVISRLSSSCGGSPSMSASFKNCASPVPSGFSDDSSDSCRTSHGLEDSPCVKIMARKSDSVAYLLDMSADYIEYKMSRSQMESPRAACGTNYPTKKSASSSGIPSRKPLTRKVASSAATSTPRMQIRGRSQSASSDSESFEVSDEEQLRQAGQNSAMTTSFEFSFSLQPQDAAGEAMVSEDDGRNQIAGSSSVSSSENITIGDLEEELSSKRLLQEVQDSLTEETGWMEEMKTVSDEKS; translated from the exons ATGCATTCGGGTCAGTGGTCAACCGGCGGTGCAGGCCGTCGGCCGCTGGACTCGGAGTGCGTCGGCCAGCGGGTATGCGTGGGCGGTGAGGTGGTCGGCATCCTGCGCTTCTTCGGCACTACCGTTTTCGACACAAGTGGAAGCTCATGGTGTGGTGTCGAGCTGGAAACGCCAGACGGCCTCAACGACGGCTGCGTCCACGGCGTCCGCTACTTCTTGTGCAAGCCCTACCACGGCATCCTCGCGCCCGAATCTAAG GTGCAGTTGGTTGCAGAGGCTGGCGGACCCATAGGCTCCAAGAAGCGTCTATCGCCAGAGACCAAGAAGCGTTTATCGCCGGACCCCAGGAATTGTCTATCACCGGACACCAAGAGGCGTCTATCGCCAGACACCAAGAAGCAGCACGAGTATTCCAGCAGCAGTACTAGCAGCAGTCCCAGTGGATGTTCCCAGGAAGAAATCACTCCACCCCTACATCTGATG GCAAAAGCTCGTCACGGCCAGTCATCAGTGGAAACAACGTCTCCCATTCCGTGCACCAGCAGCTCCTCTCTCTGGAAGAGCAAAGACACTTGCAGACAGAACCCAGACGAAGCAACTCCCCCTAAG GTGGCGTGCACGTCAATGGCACCGGCTCACGAGACCACCGCTATAAGCCCGACAGACAGCGAAAGCCGCGGCTCGTTGGCGTGCTCCTCGGGCAGCCTGATGCTGCCCCTGAATTGCTCGCCGCCCTCGTTTGTGCCCGGCCTGAGCAAATGCAACTCGTATGACTTCGACGACTCGCTGGGCATTCTTACGCCAGACCAAATGAACTCGGACTTTACGGCAACCTGCCCGGGTAGCGACGAGGACGAACTCGAAGAAGCGGCCAAGCACGGAGGCATCCTTCTTTTGGAGTCACCGCCCAAGGAGTTCCATGAGCCTGTCGATAAGGAGCAGAGTAGCATTTCGGCAGCCAAAGACCACGGCACCGCGTCAGCAGAGAATTCGACTTCTGATTTCGTCAGCAAAG gcgATGAGTCCATGTCGCAGAGCACCACTTGTCCCGTTCCGAACCCTGGCTGCAGCTTTGTCACGAGCATATCCAGCATCACGAGCCTTGACAATGGGTATCAGGGCGATGGAGAAATGAGCCGCCCAACCAGCGTAGCTGAAACGTCCTCGTCGATGGCCGCACCCCCAAATCCACCACCTGGACAACAGGCGATGGATGTGCACAAAATAAAG TTTGATACAATGACCGACTCAGACTTCTTCAGCGATCCCGGTGCAACGGGCGCAGAAAGCGACAACGAGCAAGAAGCAGCGATGACCACTGGCGACCGCAAAGCGCGAGTGATTGACGGCACGCTGTACAGCACTTCCCCCGCAAACAGCGTGGCCCAGCCGCCCGCCGCTCACCTAATGACCTCTTCAGCCGCCACCATCGAAGACATGGAGTCAAGTGGAGTGTTCTCCGACGTCGAGCAAAAGAGGCCGGAGCCTGTGCTGCCTGCGGCACCTTGTATTTCAGAAGAGCTTCCAAACGAAGTCGAAATGGTTCCAGATGAAGACCAGATTGAGAAAAAGGATGAGCAAGAAAAAGAGAAGAGCGAAGAGGAGGAAAGTCAGCAGATTTCTAGCGAAAAATCAAAGGCTGAGAGCAACAAAGTTCCATTGAAGAAGAATAAAATGCCTAATCGGAATGTTTCGTCAAAG GTAAAGACGTTGATCAACAACGCCGTTCCAACCGCGGAACTGATTGAAAATCAAGAGAACAGAAGACAAGTGAAGAACAAAGGATTGGGCAAGTGGGACGCTGTGATGAACAAAATCGCCAAAAGCCAAGCGGAGGAGAAGGCAAAGCCCAAAATCAAAGAGGTGAAGAGCCGAGTTTTTGCCAACTTGGCGTTGCAGCCGACAGCTCAGATTGACACCAAAACTAACAACAATAACAACTTACGAGGCTCCTCGCCTTTCAAAACCAACGGAAACATACCTTCTAGACCCAACAGTGCCAGGGCGCGGAGGGAAAATCTTTCCACATCAAAGCCTAGCAAAGC AAAGCGCAGCAAGCTGCGGGGAGCGGAGTCATCGACTTCACTGCAAGCAGCAAAAGATGATGCCAAAATCGGCTCGTCGATTAACAGTTCCTTGAGCGACTTGAGTCGGGCCTCCAATCTCTACAAGATCACCACTG ATCAAGGCTCAAAAAATAGCACCATCGGCACCAAGAAAAGCGCTGCCAAGGTGAAACCAACAAGCGTCGTCcgaaatataaaacaaaccCCGACCAAACCCAAACTAACCCCCACTAAGG ACCAAAACAGAAATGTGCACCCCCTTGGCAAGGAGTCGCCCACCCCGGCGAAGAAGCCACCCCCGGTGATcgcgccgccaccaccacACCTGCTCAGGGAGCTGGAGCACGCGTCGGCAGGGTGCGAGGCGATGGCGGTGCTCGTGCAATACCTGGTGCACACG GTCGGTGCGTTCTCCGTCACTTCCTTAAGGTCGGAGCTCGAGCGGCTGAAAAAGGAGTGGGCGTTGACCAAAGCTGACCTCG acGAATCCAAAGCCACTATTGTTAGACTGCAGCAATCCCTAAGTGATGAGGTCCGAGTGCACGAAATGCATCTGGAGACTCGACAAGCCGAGTTTCAAGAAAGACTAGCCCAAATTGAAGTTGACAACAAAAAAGCGCTGGATGACGTCAACGCGAAGTATGAACAGAAGGTCAAAGAA ATCGAGACTCTGAGACTGGAAGCCGCTGAGAACCTGCAGCAGAATGAACAGGATTGGCTCACTGAACGCAACCAAATGGTGTCTGACGTGCGGAGCGAGGCCGAAAAGAGGCTGCAAGAGGGCTTGGAGCGCGAGGCAGATCTCAAACAGCAAGTGGACAAGCTCACTGCCCAACTGGCAGAATCCACCAAGGACAGCAGGATGTTCCTCGAGCTGATGCACAAAGATAAGGACACACAGATGCAG GCGTCGGCTGAAAGGTGTTTAACTTTGGAGAAAGAGGTGGACAGCTTGAGGGTGGTTTTGGACATGCGGCACGCGGAGCTTCAATCGCTGAGGAAAGTGGCCGCTGAAGCATCAGAAAAGTCTGACATGCTAATGACTTCTGAGATCCAGCTTGCTTCACTGAAGTCAAAAGTGGAAGACCTGCAGTCTCAGCTGCATTCAAAGAGCACAATTGAAAT GTCCTTGAAGGAGGAAAACAAATCACTTGCCAAATCATATTACGCCGAGCTTCAAAATAATCGTCGTTTGTCACAACTTCAGGAAGAACTGCAGTGGAGGATAAAGCAGAGTTCTGAAGTTATCAGCAGGCTATCTTCGTCATGTGGAG GTTCACCGTCTATGAGTGCCTCGTTTAAAAACTGCGCTAGTCCAGTCCCTAGTGGTTTCTCAGATGATTCAAGTGATTCTTGCAG AACATCTCACGGTCTAGAAGACTCGCCGTGCGTGAAGATCATGGCTCGGAAGAGCGACTCGGTAGCCTACCTGCTGGACATGAGCGCCGACTACATCGAGTACAAAATGTCTCGTAGCCAAATGGAGTCTCCCCGTGCGGCGTGCGGCACCAACTACCCCACAAAGAAGTCTGCCTCTTCGTCAGGCATCCCAAGCCGAAAACCGTTGACACGCAAGGTTGCCTCGTCAGCCGCTACTTCAACGCCCCGCATGCAAATCAGGGGGCGCTCGCAGTCAGCGTCGTCAGACTCTGAGAGTTTCGAGGTCAGCGACGAGGAGCAGCTGCGGCAGGCGGGCCAGAACTCTGCCATGACCACGTCTTTTGAGTTTTCCTTCAGTCTGCAGCCGCAGGATGCGGCAGGCGAGGCGATGGTGTCAGAGGACGACGGCCGCAACCAAATCGCCGGCAGCAGTAGCGTCAGTTCCTCAGAGAACATCACCATCGGTGACCTGGAGGAGGAACTGTCCTCCAAGCGGCTGCTGCAGGAAGTCCAGGACAGTCTGACTGAGGAGACCGGCTGGATGGAGGAGATGAAAACCGTTTCGGATGAGAAGAGCtag